The following proteins come from a genomic window of Megalobrama amblycephala isolate DHTTF-2021 linkage group LG1, ASM1881202v1, whole genome shotgun sequence:
- the LOC125244732 gene encoding uncharacterized protein LOC125244732 produces MIRSVRWKVDMHEVRVKQAKEGRLIAKATLRQCVASAKAAIPDILAHLRETADRALQWSFYGHLTAYLACIYGHRGGVFQNMTIAEVEVAKTGSQEGCFVINISTHKTNQAFGAAQLALSGEEYGWLADFLDMRPYLVGGEHAHYFFFTSKPSSCKNLNQYFQEAWAGTGLPGSPTFTDIRTSIATHAKNLHTPGDRQKVAQFMCHDTSMADRFYALNLDARQAAECRRLFEAAVEGEDTAPGSPKSKSGKRPAKSSGKRRAPATSPPTSSSPSPSGSPSGEQRPGNPLPRRLRRPSGANRARQRRRDSLGLTYHP; encoded by the exons ATGATCCGGTCAGTGCGGTGGAAAGTGGACATGCACGAGGTGAGGGTTAAACAGGCCAAGGAGGGCCGCCTCATCGCCAAGGCCACTCTCCGCCAGTGCGTCGCCTCCGCCAAGGCCGCCATCCCTGACATCCTGG CCCATCTCAGAGAGACAGCCGACAGGGCCCTGCAATGGTCCTTCTACGGGCACCTCACCGCCTACCTGGCCTGTATCTACGGCCATCGCGGTGGGGTGTTCCAAAACATGACCATTGCGGAGGTGGAGGTGGCCAAGACCGGATCGCAGGAGGGGTGCTTCGTGATCAAC ATCTCGACTCATAAGACCAACCAGGCCTTCGGGGCGGCACAGCTGGCCTTGAGTGGCGAGGAGTACGGGTGGCTGGCCGACTTCCTGGACATGAGGCCCTACTTGGTTGGAGGTGAACACGCGCACTACTTTTTCTTCACCTCCAAGCCCAGCTCGTGCAAGAACCTGAATCAATACTTTCAGGAGGCATGGGCTGGGACGGGCCTCCCGGGGAGTCCGACGTTTACGGACATCAGGACCTCCATCGCCACTCAC GCCAAGAACTTGCACACCCCCGGGGATCGGCAGAAGGTTGCGCAGTTCATGTGCCACGACACCTCCATGGCCGACCGGTTCTACGCCCTGAACCTGGATGCCAGGCAGGCGGCCGAATGCCGCCGCCTGTTCGAGGCGGCCGTGGAGGGTGAGGACACCGCCCCGGGGTCCCCGAAGTCCAAGTCGGGGAAAAGGCCGGCAAAGAGTTCGGGCAAGCGCCGGGCACCTGCCACCAGCCCGCCCACCTCCTCCAGCCCGTCGCCCTCTGGCAGCCCGTCGGGGGAGCAACGCCCGGGGAATCCGCTTCC GAGACGACTGCGCCGTCCAAGCGGCGCAAACAGGGCACGTCAAAGAAGAAGGGATTCCCTCGGGCTCACCTATCACCCCTGA
- the LOC125244481 gene encoding piggyBac transposable element-derived protein 4-like, which yields MKRYTADQVLEVLMDSESDHSLFDHSESDRDEVVSERDAHVVTESSSHGRAADRLFTRRSGRRQSSPVCRRVDSDSSDCDTSDSEWTHSRPRSHSSFPGCRTRRGRTQRGRGRMCRVHQHGAAGDQTRATVNHPAEDTEPDDPEWHEINWQPKNIPFTENPGPIGDAAALESEQPLDFTELFISDVLFQNIVDQTNLYADQYIQAMGDTSKHARCHAWKPVTVSEMKTFMGLLFLTGIIHKPELEMYWCTDDMLATPYFNKVMPRNRFEIIWRFLHFNDNTTRPDNCTDRLYKIRPVLDHLVSKFHEMYQPKSNICIDEGMFLWRGCLAFRVYNPQKPIKYGVKSYILCDSDTGYCFNMKPYCGESATLGDTVVSLLDRLAGHGYRLFMDNLYNSVRLCERLLDVKTHVCGTIRKTEVNQRSFEMSEMLTLGLGKQSCVTKM from the exons ATGAAGAGGTATACGGCTGATCAAGTACTGgaggtgttgatggactcgGAGTCCGATCACTCCTTATTTGATCATTCTGAATCTGATCGGGACGAAGTAGTCAGTGAGAGAGATGCACATGTTGTCACAGAAAGTTCTAGTCATGGACGAGCAGCAGATAGATTGTTCACCCGTCGATCTGGACGAAGACAAAGTTCACCTGTGTGTCGAAGAGTGGACAGTGACAGTTCAGACTGTGATACTTCGGACAGTGAGTGGACGCATTCAAGGCCAAGATCTCATTCGTCGTTCCCAGGTTGCAGAACGCGTAGAG gTAGAACACAGCGAGGCAGAGGCCGGATGTGTCGGGTACATCAACATGGTGCTGCTGGTGACCAAACAAGGGCCACTGTGAACCATCCAGCTGAAGATACTGAACCTGATGATCCTGAGTGGCATGAAATTAACTGGCAGCCAAAAAACATTCCCTTCACTGAGAATCCTGGGCCTATTGGTGATGCTGCTGCTCTTGAGTCAGAACAACCTTTAGACTTTACTGAGTTGTTCATTTCTGATGTACTTTTTCAGAACATTGTTGATCAGACCAACCTGTATGCTGATCAGTATATTCAGGCTATGGGTGACACTTCAAAACATGCTAGATGTCATGCATGGAAGCCTGTCACAGTTTCAGAAATGAAAACTTTCATGGGCCTCCTTTTTCTCACTGGTATCATTCATAAGCCTGAACTTGAAATGTACTGGTGTACAGATGACATGTTAGCTACCCCCTACTTCAACAAGGTCATGCCTCGCAACAGGTTTGAAATCATATGGAGATTTCTTCACTTCAATGATAATACAACAAGGCCAGACAATTGTACTGACAGGCTGTACAAAATCCGCCCTGTGTTGGATCACCTTGTGTCCAAATTCCACGAAATGTATCAGCCCAAGTCAAACATTTGCATTGATGAGGGGATGTTTCTGTGGCGTGGGTGCCTAGCTTTCAGGGTGTACAATCCCCAGAAACCCATCAAATATGGAGTAAAATCCTACATCTTGTGCGATTCTGATACAGGCTACTGTTTTAACATGAAGCCATATTGTGGGGAAAGCGCAACCCTGGGAGACACAGTTGTCTCTCTTCTTGATCGCCTAGCAGGTCATGGCTACAGATTGTTTATGGACAACCTATACAACTCTGTACGACTGTGTGAGCGCCTACTTGATGTGAAAACCCATGTATGTGGTACAATTAGAAAAACAGAGGTGAACCAGCGGTCATTCGAGATGTCAGAAATGCTGACCTTAGGATTGGGGAAACAATCATGTGTCACAAAAATGTGA